From the genome of Candidatus Kapaibacterium sp., one region includes:
- a CDS encoding class I SAM-dependent methyltransferase has product MTEQFGSSGGLDVNPEQVIEVRFRDQMAAQYAALVAQRGAYWWYAVRCFLLHRMGLQRGGWLYDAGCGVGLYSLAIAQQFPFVRIFAVDFSAESLRLLEAAARESGVGERIVCIQADITRWVPPHPVRWVLCTEVLQHIPTESLRLQALYRFAESLLADGELWLLVARYTLRDRWRGIPKCSDERDRGGSFRMRFTPEELRCLLWRAGFSSVRLFGAPVPPSRVGNRLPLTLWKVAWGVQAVPWSYALGRVMLARACR; this is encoded by the coding sequence ATGACCGAGCAGTTTGGGAGCAGTGGCGGGCTCGACGTGAATCCAGAGCAAGTGATTGAGGTCCGCTTCCGTGACCAGATGGCGGCGCAGTATGCCGCCCTCGTAGCCCAGCGGGGGGCGTACTGGTGGTATGCTGTGCGGTGCTTCCTGCTACACCGAATGGGGCTACAGCGGGGCGGATGGCTCTACGATGCCGGATGCGGGGTCGGACTCTACTCCCTGGCGATTGCCCAGCAATTTCCGTTTGTTCGTATCTTCGCTGTGGATTTTTCCGCTGAAAGCCTCCGCCTTCTGGAGGCTGCAGCCCGTGAGAGCGGAGTAGGGGAGCGGATTGTGTGCATCCAGGCTGACATCACCCGTTGGGTGCCCCCGCACCCTGTCCGGTGGGTGCTCTGTACGGAAGTTCTGCAGCACATTCCGACGGAGTCGCTGCGGCTGCAGGCTCTGTATCGCTTTGCAGAAAGCCTCCTGGCCGATGGAGAGCTGTGGCTCTTAGTGGCCCGCTATACGCTCCGAGACCGGTGGCGGGGAATCCCAAAATGCAGTGACGAGCGAGACCGTGGCGGTTCCTTCCGAATGCGCTTCACGCCCGAGGAGTTGCGCTGCCTCCTTTGGAGGGCAGGGTTCTCCTCGGTACGCCTCTTTGGGGCCCCTGTCCCGCCAAGTCGCGTGGGGAATCGTCTACCCCTGACCCTCTGGAAGGTAGCTTGGGGAGTGCAAGCGGTGCCGTGGAGCTACGCGTTGGGGCGTGTCATGCTTGCTCGGGCTTGCCGCTAG
- a CDS encoding GNAT family N-acetyltransferase, with product MKLEAVGLDEFRALREEWNALVARSGSNTPFLRHEWLCAVAETLAAPGWTPLILRLQDGKQSLGYVPLVQVKSPTRFAIRMSRLHFLGVQLTEFADFVLPAEEQEVVEAALSALQQWHGWVEFVGHYISETSPRIGTYARLAQRWPGGELVPYEPCWYIRIAGRTWEEYLCEEAGREFVIRGVQRRAAVYEQLDWSVEELRVPSAEIIGDVVRLHAASQRRKGRTSLFISDRRYRDFLERILAESARLGWLRVFVLWIEQQTAAFILGFLYGGVFYWWLQGFDPKYERLAPTKVLLWHVLQRAFSEQWQEFNFMGGGTEYKRHWAKRWRQFYRLRLPRWRGLARWLNLWRFRRRW from the coding sequence ATGAAGCTGGAGGCCGTCGGGCTTGATGAGTTCAGGGCCTTACGGGAGGAGTGGAATGCCTTGGTGGCGCGCTCTGGGAGCAATACCCCGTTCCTCCGCCACGAGTGGCTCTGCGCTGTTGCAGAGACGCTCGCTGCTCCAGGATGGACGCCACTCATCCTACGCCTGCAGGATGGGAAGCAGAGCTTAGGCTACGTTCCACTGGTGCAGGTGAAGAGCCCAACCCGCTTTGCCATTCGGATGTCCCGACTTCACTTTCTAGGGGTGCAGTTGACAGAATTCGCCGATTTCGTCCTTCCGGCAGAGGAACAGGAGGTAGTAGAGGCAGCACTCTCCGCATTGCAGCAGTGGCATGGATGGGTAGAGTTTGTCGGGCACTACATCAGCGAGACTTCTCCGCGGATAGGTACCTACGCTAGGCTGGCCCAGCGATGGCCTGGGGGAGAGCTGGTTCCGTACGAGCCTTGCTGGTACATCCGAATTGCTGGGCGTACGTGGGAGGAGTACCTCTGCGAGGAGGCGGGGCGTGAGTTCGTCATCCGTGGGGTACAGCGCCGGGCTGCGGTGTACGAGCAGCTCGACTGGAGCGTTGAGGAGCTAAGAGTCCCATCGGCAGAGATCATCGGCGACGTCGTCCGACTCCATGCCGCTTCACAACGTCGGAAGGGCCGGACGTCCTTGTTCATATCTGACCGGCGCTATCGGGACTTCTTGGAGCGGATTCTTGCTGAGAGTGCTCGGTTGGGATGGCTCCGTGTGTTCGTGCTCTGGATTGAGCAGCAAACGGCGGCCTTCATTCTGGGCTTCCTGTACGGCGGGGTCTTCTACTGGTGGCTGCAGGGGTTTGATCCCAAGTACGAGCGACTAGCGCCGACGAAGGTGCTCTTGTGGCATGTCCTGCAGCGTGCCTTCAGCGAGCAGTGGCAGGAGTTCAACTTCATGGGGGGCGGCACGGAGTACAAGCGGCACTGGGCAAAACGATGGCGTCAGTTCTACCGTCTTCGGCTACCGAGGTGGCGCGGTCTGGCCCGATGGCTCAACCTTTGGCGGTTCCGGCGTCGGTGGTAG
- a CDS encoding GNAT family N-acetyltransferase, whose translation MAQPLAVPASVVGWLRGVRRLLRAYRRQLFSRESFLWLQLSLAEVPRRAGMPEGIRVYTFDERWAFLDALPQELAERLEKLWVALPRSLVFAHAVEGTPVAYYCFASNGLLWVEELGVQRYFAPDEAYVHTCYTLPPYRGRGLHSRTIAAACGWLACHGFRQAYALVGERNLPSLRGFQRAGFASVSRVVTWRLGGYLVRVRSGRGIWWDGS comes from the coding sequence ATGGCTCAACCTTTGGCGGTTCCGGCGTCGGTGGTAGGATGGCTGCGAGGTGTGCGGCGGCTGTTGCGTGCTTATCGCCGTCAGCTGTTCTCGCGTGAAAGCTTCCTATGGTTGCAGCTATCACTTGCTGAGGTCCCTCGGCGGGCGGGGATGCCTGAGGGGATAAGGGTCTACACGTTCGACGAGCGCTGGGCCTTTTTGGATGCCCTACCGCAGGAGTTGGCCGAGCGATTAGAGAAGCTCTGGGTTGCTCTACCGAGATCGCTCGTCTTTGCTCACGCAGTCGAAGGGACGCCAGTAGCTTACTACTGCTTCGCGAGCAATGGGCTCCTGTGGGTAGAGGAGCTGGGAGTGCAGCGGTACTTTGCTCCGGACGAGGCGTACGTGCACACGTGCTACACCCTGCCACCATACCGGGGCAGGGGGCTGCACAGCCGGACGATTGCGGCTGCTTGTGGATGGCTAGCCTGCCACGGCTTCCGGCAAGCGTATGCATTGGTGGGAGAGCGGAATCTCCCGTCGTTGCGCGGTTTCCAGCGGGCAGGGTTTGCTAGTGTCAGCCGCGTTGTCACCTGGCGGCTGGGGGGGTATTTGGTGCGTGTCCGTTCTGGTAGAGGGATCTGGTGGGATGGTAGCTAA